In Daucus carota subsp. sativus chromosome 4, DH1 v3.0, whole genome shotgun sequence, one DNA window encodes the following:
- the LOC108217053 gene encoding uncharacterized protein LOC108217053 — translation MVELLQMFEEASGQQVNLSKSSVIFSSNVDRESRETVCNVLHMQEAGDDVTYIGLPNMIGMNKLKVLGFLKDRMNNKVQSWKESWISQAGKAILIKNVAQAVPNYAMSTFLLPLEITRDFERSLSKYWWELRIIQTMELVG, via the coding sequence ATGGTTGAGCTGTTGCAAATGTTTGAGGAGGCTTCAGGACAGCAAGTTAACCTTTCGAAATCCTCTGTAATTTTTAGTTCAAATGTTGACAGGGAGAGTCGGGAGACTGTTTGCAATGTGCTGCATATGCAAGAAGCAGGGGATGATGTGACTTATATAGGCTTGCCTAATATGATTGGGATGAATAAATTAAAGGTGCTTGGGTTTTTGAAAGATCGAATGAATAATAAAGTTCAATCATGGAAAGAGAGCTGGATTTCCCAGGCAGGCAAAGcgattttgattaaaaatgttGCCCAAGCTGTCCCTAACTACGCTATGAGTACGTTCTTGCTTCCGTTGGAAATCACAAGAGATTTTGAAAGGAGTCTGTCAAAATATTGGTGGGAGCTAAGGATAATTCAAACTATGGAATTAGTTGGATGA